A genomic segment from Streptomyces sp. NBC_00654 encodes:
- a CDS encoding alanine racemase, protein MFLDTLLTRNPGLVETAAALHRDGAIPPDTYVMDLDAVEANAALLAAEAERLGLSLWFVVKQLGRNPELIAAVARHIPEYAAIDAPEARTLHAAGARAGNLGHLVQIPRRALPGMLAWRPGTVTVYDLDNARAVSEAATGLGFVQDVLVRLEGAEGTVYPGQEGGVPLARLDAFAEAAERLPGIRIAGVTAFPCVLCDPVTGVPYATPNFALALKARELLASRGHEDLKLSAPSATSMASLPLLAGLGATHGEPGHALTGTTPLHALDPAQPETPAYVYVSEVAHTLDDGRPALFGGGFYARSHIKSALLPRTGARLGVQDAPAENIDYYRLLDAPAAGQDVRLGDTALLAFRTQIFVTRSTVAVVSGLSSGGPRRIGLYDAQGRALS, encoded by the coding sequence GTGTTCCTCGACACCCTCCTCACCCGCAACCCCGGGCTCGTCGAGACCGCGGCGGCCCTCCACCGCGACGGCGCGATCCCGCCCGACACCTATGTCATGGACCTCGACGCGGTGGAGGCCAACGCCGCGCTCCTGGCCGCCGAGGCCGAACGGCTCGGCCTCTCGCTCTGGTTCGTCGTCAAGCAGCTCGGCCGCAACCCGGAGCTGATCGCCGCCGTCGCCCGGCACATCCCCGAGTACGCCGCGATCGACGCGCCCGAGGCCCGCACCCTGCACGCCGCGGGCGCCCGCGCGGGCAACCTCGGCCACCTCGTCCAGATCCCCCGCCGCGCGCTGCCCGGGATGCTGGCCTGGCGGCCCGGGACCGTCACCGTCTACGACCTGGACAACGCCCGCGCGGTCTCCGAAGCGGCCACGGGGCTGGGCTTCGTCCAGGACGTCCTCGTCCGCCTCGAAGGCGCCGAGGGCACCGTCTACCCGGGCCAGGAGGGCGGTGTCCCGCTCGCCCGGCTGGACGCGTTCGCGGAGGCCGCCGAACGGCTGCCCGGTATCCGGATCGCGGGCGTCACCGCCTTCCCGTGCGTCCTGTGCGATCCGGTGACCGGGGTCCCGTACGCCACACCCAACTTCGCGCTCGCGCTCAAGGCCCGAGAGCTCCTCGCCTCCCGCGGGCACGAGGACCTCAAGCTGAGTGCCCCGAGCGCCACCTCGATGGCCTCCCTCCCGCTGCTCGCCGGACTCGGCGCCACCCACGGCGAACCGGGCCATGCCCTGACCGGCACCACTCCGCTGCACGCGCTCGACCCGGCGCAGCCGGAGACCCCCGCCTATGTGTACGTCAGCGAGGTCGCCCACACGCTGGACGACGGCCGTCCCGCGCTCTTCGGCGGCGGGTTCTACGCCCGCTCCCACATCAAGAGCGCACTGCTGCCGCGCACCGGCGCACGCCTGGGCGTACAGGACGCGCCCGCCGAGAACATCGATTACTACCGGCTGCTCGACGCGCCCGCCGCCGGGCAGGACGTCCGGCTCGGCGACACCGCGCTGCTCGCCTTCCGTACCCAGATCTTCGTCACCCGCTCGACCGTCGCCGTCGTCTCCGGACTCTCCTCCGGGGGCCCTCGCCGGATCGGTCTGTACGACGCCCAGGGCCGGGCCCTGAGCTGA
- the ffh gene encoding signal recognition particle protein — MFDTLSDRLSATFKNLRGKGRLSEADIDATAREIRIALLEADVALPVVRAFIANVKERARGVEVSQALNPAQQMIKIVNEELVGILGGETRRMRFAKTAPTVIMLAGLQGAGKTTLAGKLGLWLKGQGHSPLLVACDLQRPNAVNQLSVVADRAGVAVYAPEPGNGVGDPVQVAKDSIEFARSKQYDVVVVDTAGRLGIDQELMRQAADIRDAVSPDEILFVVDAMIGQDAVNTAEAFRDGVGFDGVVLSKLDGDARGGAALSIAHVTGKQIMFASNGEKLEDFDAFHPDRMASRILDMGDLLTLIEQAEKTFSQEEAAKMASKLASSKGKDFTLDDFLAQMEQVRKMGSISKLLGMLPGMGQIKDQINNIDERDVDRTAAIIKSMTPKERAEPTIINGSRRARIAKGSGVEVSAVKSLVERFFEARKMMSKMAQGGGMPGMPGMPGMGGGPGRQKKQVKQAKGKRKSGNPMKRKAEEQAEAARREQAAQGGAFGLPAGQGGKPAEDFALPDEFKKFMG; from the coding sequence GTGTTCGATACTCTCTCCGACCGCCTTAGCGCGACTTTCAAGAACCTCAGGGGCAAGGGCCGCTTGTCCGAGGCGGACATCGACGCCACGGCCCGCGAGATCCGTATCGCGCTCCTCGAAGCCGATGTGGCCCTGCCGGTCGTGCGCGCGTTCATCGCCAACGTCAAGGAGCGGGCGCGCGGCGTCGAGGTCTCCCAGGCGCTGAACCCCGCCCAGCAGATGATCAAGATCGTCAACGAGGAGCTCGTCGGCATCCTCGGCGGCGAGACCCGGCGCATGCGGTTCGCCAAGACCGCGCCCACCGTGATCATGCTCGCGGGCCTCCAGGGTGCCGGTAAGACCACCCTCGCCGGAAAGCTCGGCCTCTGGCTCAAGGGCCAGGGCCACTCCCCGCTGCTGGTCGCCTGTGACCTCCAGCGCCCCAACGCCGTCAACCAGCTCAGTGTCGTCGCCGACCGCGCCGGTGTCGCGGTGTACGCCCCGGAGCCGGGCAACGGCGTCGGTGACCCGGTCCAGGTCGCCAAGGACTCGATCGAGTTCGCCCGCTCCAAGCAGTACGACGTCGTCGTCGTCGACACCGCGGGCCGCCTCGGTATCGACCAGGAGCTGATGCGGCAGGCCGCGGACATCCGCGACGCCGTCAGCCCGGACGAGATCCTCTTCGTCGTCGACGCGATGATCGGCCAGGACGCGGTGAACACCGCCGAGGCCTTCCGCGACGGCGTCGGCTTCGACGGCGTGGTGCTCTCCAAGCTCGACGGCGACGCGCGCGGTGGCGCGGCCCTGTCGATCGCCCATGTCACGGGCAAGCAGATCATGTTCGCGTCGAACGGCGAGAAGCTCGAGGACTTCGACGCCTTCCACCCGGACCGCATGGCCTCCCGCATCCTCGACATGGGTGACCTGCTCACCCTGATCGAGCAGGCGGAGAAGACGTTCAGTCAGGAAGAGGCCGCCAAAATGGCCTCCAAGCTGGCGTCGAGCAAGGGCAAGGACTTCACGCTCGACGACTTCCTGGCCCAGATGGAGCAGGTCCGGAAGATGGGCTCCATCTCCAAGCTGCTCGGGATGCTGCCCGGCATGGGGCAGATCAAGGACCAGATCAACAACATCGACGAGCGCGACGTGGACCGTACCGCGGCGATCATCAAGTCGATGACCCCGAAGGAACGCGCCGAGCCGACGATCATCAACGGCTCGCGCCGGGCCCGTATCGCCAAGGGCTCGGGCGTCGAGGTCTCCGCCGTGAAGAGTCTGGTGGAGCGCTTCTTCGAGGCCCGCAAGATGATGTCGAAGATGGCCCAGGGCGGTGGCATGCCCGGGATGCCGGGGATGCCGGGCATGGGCGGCGGTCCCGGCCGTCAGAAGAAGCAGGTCAAGCAGGCCAAGGGTAAGCGCAAGAGCGGCAACCCCATGAAGCGCAAGGCCGAGGAGCAGGCCGAGGCGGCCCGGCGCGAGCAGGCGGCGCAGGGCGGCGCGTTCGGACTGCCGGCCGGTCAGGGCGGCAAGCCCGCCGAGGACTTCGCCCTCCCGGACGAGTTCAAGAAGTTCATGGGCTGA
- a CDS encoding DUF2620 domain-containing protein, translating into MTKILTGGVGKIEVTDTIKKLGIDGIDVVASSDMDAAMKLRVGQADYYLGTCHTGAGASLGVLVGLMGNAACHTFGRSVPTEEQITALLAEGKKVFGFSMDQIDTIAPLMARAIAARG; encoded by the coding sequence ATGACGAAGATCCTCACCGGCGGCGTCGGCAAGATCGAGGTCACCGACACCATCAAGAAGCTGGGCATCGACGGCATCGACGTCGTCGCCTCCAGCGACATGGACGCCGCGATGAAGCTCCGCGTGGGGCAGGCCGACTACTACCTGGGCACCTGCCACACCGGGGCCGGTGCCTCGCTCGGCGTGCTCGTGGGTCTGATGGGCAACGCCGCCTGCCACACCTTCGGCCGCAGCGTCCCCACCGAGGAGCAGATCACCGCCCTGCTCGCCGAGGGCAAAAAGGTCTTCGGCTTCTCGATGGACCAGATCGACACCATCGCTCCCCTCATGGCGCGCGCCATCGCCGCCCGCGGCTGA
- a CDS encoding phosphotriesterase, translating to MNSATPRPAPVLRTVLGDLAPGSVRGPALAHEHLVLDLDHRGDGAAVLTPERHAAAVTAELAGLREEFGLSLVVELTCRGMGRDVRTLARIARDSQVAVVAATGWYYEPFHTPEIDDSSVEQLTGTLVREINGGIGATGIRPGVLGEIGSHGDIPTAPETKVLRASARAAVATGLSVATHAQLGRGGLAQLDLLTAEGLEPHRISIGHQDLLDDPAVHKELAASGAYVAFDTVGKDGYQSDDTRLRLLLALLEAGHADRALLSCDISRHGYLTTEGGQGYGHLFRGFLPKVRAAGVDEDLIDLMTRRNPLRFLTGASVEEI from the coding sequence ATGAACAGCGCCACCCCCCGACCCGCCCCCGTTCTCCGTACCGTCCTCGGAGACCTCGCCCCCGGTTCCGTACGCGGCCCCGCCCTCGCCCACGAACACCTGGTCCTGGACCTGGACCACCGGGGCGACGGCGCCGCCGTCCTCACCCCCGAGCGGCACGCCGCCGCCGTCACCGCGGAGCTGGCCGGACTCCGCGAGGAGTTCGGGCTGTCCCTGGTCGTCGAGCTGACCTGCCGCGGCATGGGCCGCGATGTGCGCACCCTGGCCCGGATCGCCCGGGACTCCCAGGTCGCCGTCGTCGCCGCGACCGGCTGGTACTACGAGCCGTTCCACACCCCCGAGATCGACGACAGCAGCGTCGAACAGCTCACCGGCACCCTCGTCCGCGAGATCAACGGCGGGATCGGCGCCACCGGCATCCGGCCCGGCGTCCTCGGCGAGATCGGCAGCCACGGCGACATCCCGACGGCGCCCGAGACCAAGGTGCTGCGCGCCAGTGCGCGGGCCGCCGTCGCCACCGGGCTCTCCGTGGCCACCCACGCGCAGCTCGGCCGCGGCGGCCTCGCCCAGCTGGACCTGCTCACCGCCGAGGGCCTGGAGCCGCACCGGATCAGCATCGGCCACCAGGACCTGCTCGACGACCCGGCGGTGCACAAGGAGCTGGCGGCGAGCGGCGCGTACGTCGCCTTCGACACGGTCGGCAAGGACGGCTACCAGAGCGACGACACCCGGCTGCGGCTGCTGCTCGCCCTCCTGGAGGCCGGACACGCCGACCGGGCACTGCTCAGCTGCGACATCTCCCGCCACGGCTATCTGACCACCGAGGGCGGCCAGGGCTACGGGCACCTCTTCCGCGGCTTTCTGCCCAAGGTCCGGGCGGCCGGTGTGGACGAGGACCTGATCGACCTGATGACCCGCCGCAACCCGCTGCGCTTCCTCACCGGCGCGAGCGTGGAGGAGATCTGA
- a CDS encoding YhfT family protein has translation MSTTLAAGAGLDFSLAQQLTVIALCALTAYISHMALAVFNDGVRPFLLDFIQGRTTRSATTAVSFGLSAGFIFGLGAPMALSTGVLNPWLLFLPTDILGMLSPKKWLAPILGGAWGAVVVFGLNGANNVAHDLPVDFITAMQQMSTPILFLFTLFPVLAITKQFGRKWGGIAGVLEFALVVMTMKLWPNMFAGALAMAVGVLMLIGLAVAKDLGQRRADKAAGVTEVVLDDDPMASLFSASAARLRKYLPLFMVLGAGVCVLAQMHIFGGGEATSFLIAKGQYAEAAQVDFYRVFGFIPLIATTALASGAYGIAGFTLVYPIGYLLPNPFVAAIVGALVFAIEVLALSYIGKLLGKLPSVRDSSEHLRSAISDTLQLAILFGSLMAANAMGGGLGILVVGGLYLLNEAMGRPIVRMAAAPAAVIVGGVLLNLLYWLDLFTPVKG, from the coding sequence GTGAGTACCACACTCGCAGCCGGCGCCGGCCTCGATTTCTCGCTGGCGCAGCAGCTGACCGTGATAGCCCTCTGTGCGCTGACCGCGTACATCTCGCACATGGCGCTGGCCGTCTTCAACGACGGCGTACGACCGTTCCTCCTGGACTTCATCCAGGGGCGCACCACCCGCAGCGCCACGACGGCGGTCTCTTTCGGTCTCTCGGCCGGGTTCATCTTCGGACTCGGCGCGCCGATGGCCCTCTCCACCGGTGTGCTGAACCCGTGGCTCCTCTTCCTGCCCACGGACATCCTCGGCATGCTGTCGCCGAAGAAGTGGCTCGCGCCGATCCTCGGCGGGGCCTGGGGCGCGGTCGTCGTCTTCGGGCTGAACGGCGCCAACAATGTGGCGCACGACCTGCCGGTCGACTTCATCACGGCGATGCAGCAGATGTCGACGCCGATCCTCTTCCTCTTCACGCTCTTCCCGGTGCTGGCCATCACCAAGCAGTTCGGCCGCAAGTGGGGCGGCATCGCCGGTGTCCTGGAATTCGCCCTGGTCGTCATGACCATGAAGCTCTGGCCGAACATGTTCGCCGGAGCCCTCGCGATGGCCGTCGGCGTGCTGATGCTCATCGGCCTCGCCGTCGCCAAGGACCTGGGGCAGCGCAGGGCCGACAAGGCGGCGGGCGTCACCGAGGTCGTCCTCGACGACGATCCGATGGCCTCGCTCTTCAGCGCCAGCGCGGCACGGCTGCGCAAGTACCTCCCCCTGTTCATGGTGCTGGGGGCCGGGGTCTGTGTGCTCGCCCAGATGCACATATTCGGCGGCGGCGAGGCGACCAGCTTCCTGATCGCCAAGGGGCAGTACGCCGAAGCCGCCCAGGTCGACTTCTACCGGGTCTTCGGGTTCATCCCGCTGATCGCGACGACCGCGCTGGCCTCCGGCGCGTACGGCATCGCCGGCTTCACCCTCGTGTACCCCATCGGCTACCTGCTGCCGAACCCGTTCGTCGCCGCGATCGTCGGCGCCCTCGTCTTCGCCATCGAGGTGCTGGCCCTCTCCTACATCGGCAAGCTCCTCGGCAAGCTGCCCAGCGTCCGCGACTCCTCGGAGCACCTGCGCAGCGCGATCAGCGACACCCTCCAGCTGGCGATCCTCTTCGGTTCGCTGATGGCCGCCAACGCGATGGGCGGCGGGCTCGGCATCCTCGTGGTCGGCGGGCTCTACCTGCTGAACGAGGCGATGGGCCGGCCGATCGTCCGGATGGCCGCGGCACCGGCGGCCGTGATCGTCGGCGGCGTCCTCCTCAACCTCCTGTACTGGCTCGATCTGTTCACCCCGGTCAAGGGCTGA
- a CDS encoding phosphopentomutase, producing the protein MAKTVIVVIDGFGIGAMPDAGTLRPGDLTADTCGHVLDHCREAFGRPLRLPVLGALGLGLVHPHPDLARRTRLPVAAGRAALGYPGADTFAGHQTMMGADFSRVTVARLADHIGEVTAVLEAAGHRVEPLEGKPLLVVDGAVLVHDNLEADPGINWNASGRLEDLPFDGPDGILAIARTVRTVAPVARVIAVGGHADSPLPRFVRDGEAGTVGLDTPATGFYRNGGLEVQHLGARLDHTRQLPDLAARAGIPVTLVGKAADILACDAAVRHPAVGTADVFTYTLEAVRAPGDALVVANVQETDLAGHQQDTERYGRLLEQVDAGLAALVALLDSPGDRLIVTGDHGNDPTVGHAFHTREYVPVLVHRPGAGAVELLPDADSLADVGATAAVSLSLDPAGLANGRALRPGRHAA; encoded by the coding sequence ATGGCCAAGACCGTCATCGTCGTCATCGACGGATTCGGCATCGGCGCCATGCCCGACGCGGGCACACTGCGCCCCGGCGATCTCACCGCCGACACCTGCGGACATGTCCTGGACCACTGCCGCGAGGCCTTCGGCCGCCCGCTGCGGCTGCCGGTGCTGGGCGCGCTCGGCCTCGGCCTCGTCCACCCGCACCCGGACCTCGCCCGCCGGACGCGTCTGCCCGTCGCCGCGGGCCGGGCCGCCCTCGGCTATCCGGGCGCCGACACCTTCGCCGGCCACCAGACGATGATGGGCGCCGACTTCAGCCGCGTCACCGTGGCCCGGCTCGCGGATCACATCGGGGAGGTGACCGCCGTCCTCGAAGCGGCCGGACACCGCGTCGAGCCGCTGGAGGGCAAGCCGCTCCTGGTCGTCGACGGGGCCGTTCTGGTCCACGACAACCTGGAGGCCGACCCGGGGATCAACTGGAACGCCTCCGGCCGGCTGGAGGACCTGCCGTTCGACGGACCGGACGGCATCCTCGCCATCGCCCGTACGGTACGCACCGTCGCCCCGGTGGCCCGGGTCATCGCGGTCGGCGGCCATGCGGACAGCCCGCTGCCGCGCTTCGTCCGCGACGGGGAGGCGGGCACGGTCGGCCTCGACACCCCCGCCACCGGCTTCTACCGCAACGGCGGCCTCGAAGTGCAGCACCTGGGCGCCCGGCTCGACCACACCCGCCAGCTCCCCGATCTGGCCGCCCGCGCGGGCATCCCCGTCACCCTGGTGGGGAAGGCCGCCGACATCCTGGCCTGCGACGCGGCGGTACGGCACCCCGCAGTGGGGACCGCGGACGTGTTCACGTACACCCTCGAAGCGGTACGCGCCCCGGGCGACGCTCTGGTGGTCGCCAACGTCCAGGAGACGGACCTGGCCGGGCACCAGCAGGACACCGAGCGGTACGGACGTCTCCTGGAGCAGGTCGACGCGGGCCTGGCCGCGCTCGTCGCCCTGCTCGACAGCCCCGGCGACCGCCTCATCGTGACCGGTGACCACGGCAACGACCCGACGGTCGGGCACGCCTTCCACACCCGTGAGTACGTCCCCGTCCTCGTCCACCGGCCCGGCGCGGGCGCGGTGGAACTGCTGCCGGACGCGGACAGCCTGGCGGACGTGGGCGCGACCGCCGCCGTGTCGCTGTCACTGGACCCGGCGGGCCTGGCCAACGGCCGGGCGCTGCGCCCGGGGCGGCACGCGGCCTGA
- a CDS encoding aminotransferase class V-fold PLP-dependent enzyme, translating to MSPVLPETFPLPTVELSDAVARQFRLIEATARHFEGPQLFASDAGVVPGLGRPRTTARVEAVLADFFGAEDAAFVQGAGTGAIRAALNAAVRAGDPLLIHRAPVYRTTEVTLRGIGVQTVEADFNDPDELRAALESGRFRWAYVQHTRQRLADSYDPGAVLAACRAAGVRTIVDDNYAVMRTPAAGVELGADASCFSLFKLHGPEGVGIVVGARDLVERVRRDNYSGGGQVQGHQALDALRALTHVPVMWSVQSQVGAEVADRLAAGEVAGVAEVRLANAQDRCLLVRLDRPVAKELPAVAARFGAAPYPVGSNSRYEIAPLFYRMSSSALDDSPELADWTVRINPMRAGADLVIEILRRSLDTLNDPKDD from the coding sequence ATGAGTCCCGTACTCCCCGAGACGTTCCCGCTGCCGACGGTGGAGCTGTCCGACGCCGTCGCCCGGCAGTTCCGGCTGATCGAGGCCACCGCCCGGCACTTCGAGGGCCCGCAGCTCTTCGCCTCCGACGCCGGGGTCGTCCCCGGTCTCGGCCGCCCCCGCACCACCGCCCGTGTCGAAGCCGTCCTCGCCGACTTCTTCGGCGCCGAGGACGCCGCCTTCGTCCAGGGCGCCGGCACGGGGGCGATCCGGGCCGCCCTGAACGCCGCCGTGCGGGCGGGCGACCCGCTGCTGATCCACCGCGCGCCCGTCTACCGCACCACCGAGGTGACCCTGCGCGGCATCGGCGTACAGACCGTCGAGGCCGACTTCAACGACCCCGACGAGCTGCGCGCGGCGCTGGAGTCGGGCCGGTTCCGCTGGGCCTACGTCCAGCACACCCGCCAGCGGCTCGCCGACTCCTACGACCCCGGCGCGGTCCTGGCGGCCTGCCGGGCGGCCGGTGTCCGCACGATCGTCGACGACAACTACGCCGTCATGCGCACCCCCGCCGCCGGGGTGGAGCTGGGCGCGGACGCCTCCTGCTTCTCGCTGTTCAAGCTGCACGGCCCGGAGGGGGTCGGGATCGTCGTCGGCGCCCGGGACCTGGTCGAGCGCGTCCGGCGCGACAACTACTCCGGCGGCGGCCAGGTCCAGGGCCACCAGGCACTCGACGCGCTGCGCGCGCTCACCCACGTACCGGTCATGTGGTCCGTACAGTCGCAGGTCGGCGCCGAGGTCGCGGACCGGCTGGCGGCCGGCGAGGTGGCCGGGGTCGCCGAGGTGCGGCTCGCCAACGCCCAGGACCGGTGCCTGCTGGTCCGCCTCGACCGGCCGGTGGCCAAGGAGCTGCCCGCCGTCGCCGCCCGGTTCGGCGCGGCCCCGTACCCCGTCGGCTCCAACTCGCGCTACGAGATCGCCCCGCTCTTCTACCGGATGTCCAGCTCCGCGCTGGACGACTCCCCCGAGCTGGCCGACTGGACCGTGCGCATCAACCCGATGCGGGCGGGCGCGGATCTCGTGATCGAGATCCTGCGCCGTTCGCTGGACACCCTGAACGACCCGAAGGACGACTGA
- the yhfZ gene encoding GntR family transcriptional regulator YhfZ — MNAFDDRFLTRNGLAARQLAVLLLNHEPDTRLPRVRDYAQELGCGNGTVQAALQLLEESGAIETTARGHLGTFLVRSDRSILWRLSGLGTLLAAMPLPYSRRYEGLATGLRSAFEEAGAPFAITFMRGAGARTAALLEGKVDLVVLSRFAADQLISEHPVELVADLGPATYVGAHGMLVRRGVDLDAPGLRVAVDHASEDLRMLVERVFAGREDVLWREASYMQLRDLFARDEVDATVWNLDEAQDRVGLGVDVLPLGDEVTRELALRNSSAAIIGRTDGTKALAAVRDSLDLSLITSLQNEVLRGERVPSY; from the coding sequence GTGAACGCTTTCGATGACCGATTCCTCACGCGAAACGGCCTCGCCGCCCGGCAGCTCGCGGTTCTGCTGCTCAACCACGAGCCGGACACCCGGCTGCCCCGCGTTCGCGACTACGCCCAGGAGCTGGGCTGCGGCAACGGCACGGTCCAGGCCGCGTTGCAGCTCCTGGAGGAATCGGGCGCCATCGAGACGACCGCCCGGGGGCACCTCGGCACCTTCCTCGTCCGCTCGGACCGCTCCATACTGTGGCGGCTCTCCGGCCTCGGGACACTGCTCGCCGCGATGCCCCTGCCGTACTCCCGGCGGTACGAGGGTCTGGCGACCGGGCTGCGCAGCGCCTTCGAGGAGGCCGGCGCCCCCTTCGCGATCACGTTCATGCGTGGCGCCGGAGCCCGTACCGCCGCGCTGCTCGAAGGAAAGGTCGACCTCGTCGTCCTGTCCCGCTTCGCGGCCGACCAGCTGATCTCCGAGCACCCGGTGGAGCTCGTCGCCGATCTGGGCCCGGCCACCTATGTCGGCGCGCACGGCATGCTCGTACGCCGTGGCGTCGACCTCGACGCCCCCGGCCTGCGGGTCGCGGTCGACCATGCGTCGGAGGACCTGCGGATGCTCGTCGAGCGGGTCTTCGCCGGGCGCGAGGACGTCCTGTGGCGCGAGGCCTCGTACATGCAGCTGCGCGATCTCTTCGCCCGCGACGAGGTCGACGCCACCGTGTGGAACCTCGACGAGGCACAGGACCGGGTCGGGCTCGGCGTCGATGTGCTCCCGCTGGGCGACGAGGTCACCCGTGAACTGGCCCTGCGCAACTCCAGCGCGGCCATCATCGGCCGGACCGACGGGACGAAGGCCCTGGCCGCCGTCCGGGACTCGCTCGACCTCTCCCTGATCACCTCGCTCCAGAACGAAGTACTCAGGGGCGAGCGCGTGCCCTCGTACTGA
- a CDS encoding PRD domain-containing protein produces MDDQLALRIQLFREGGQVRPEVADFVAAELAALEADGRTVTEATAGMLTSHLMMALTRLLNGEPIEQFLTDDQVAAELAGHPDAVARARAVSARAERDLGAALPESEVNFLGMHLAVLAQQSPATPAP; encoded by the coding sequence ATGGACGACCAGCTCGCTCTGCGGATCCAGCTCTTCCGTGAAGGCGGACAGGTCAGGCCCGAAGTGGCCGACTTCGTCGCCGCCGAGCTGGCCGCCCTCGAAGCGGACGGCCGCACCGTCACCGAAGCGACCGCGGGCATGCTCACCAGTCATCTGATGATGGCGCTCACCAGGCTCCTGAACGGCGAGCCCATCGAGCAGTTCCTCACCGACGACCAGGTCGCCGCGGAACTGGCCGGGCACCCCGACGCCGTGGCCCGCGCCCGCGCCGTCTCCGCGCGCGCCGAGCGGGACCTCGGCGCCGCGCTGCCGGAGTCCGAGGTCAATTTCCTCGGCATGCACCTGGCGGTCCTGGCCCAGCAGTCCCCCGCCACCCCCGCCCCCTGA